A genome region from Panicum virgatum strain AP13 chromosome 4K, P.virgatum_v5, whole genome shotgun sequence includes the following:
- the LOC120704729 gene encoding uncharacterized protein LOC120704729, translating into MVARLRQHGDTAPVYDDGKEEFSVEVHHRGFFVGHGYLRSYVSGKVSWFDHVETDTWSPLWLDQFVEDLGYLRTGNLKIYWLLPGKEISSSQMLPHLSSTQLSQMMQEEPQPSFLSQQRGPLPDPDFIMTNRPIARSSPLTTGTKQGKAAATKKRKVAKNTEVAASKKNTAAKNTGATSSKKKTAAKSGTT; encoded by the exons ATGGTGGCGAGATTGCGACAGCATGGTGACACTGCACCTGTGTATG ATGATGGTAAAGAGGAGTTCTCGGTTGAGGTTCACCATCGGGGGTTCTTTGTTGGGCATGGCTATCTCAGATCATATGTGAGTGGGAAAGTCAGTTGGTTTGATCATGTGGAGACAGATACTTGGTCTCCGCTGTGGCTGGATCAGTTTGTTGAGGACCTAGGGTACTTAAGGACTGGAAACTTGAAGATATATTGGTTGTTACCAGGGAAGGAGATTTCTAGTTCTCAAATGCTTCCACATCTTAGTAGCACTCAGTTGAGCCAaatgatgcaagag GAGCCTCAGCCTAGCTTTCTCTCACAACAACGAGGGCCATTGCCAGATCCTGACTTCATCATGACCAACAGACCCATTGCAAGGTCTTCTCCACTTACAACAGGCACCAAGCAAGGCAAAGCTGCCGCTACAAAGAAGAGAAAGGTGGCAAAGAACACTGAAGTTGCAGCAAGCAAGAAGAACACTGCAGCAAAGAACACTGGAGCTACATCTAGCAAGAAAAAGACGGCAGCAAAGAGTGGGACTACTTGA
- the LOC120704730 gene encoding uncharacterized protein LOC120704730, producing MEGEALAAAAAAEAAARIRVVRCPKCDKFLPELPGYSVYVCGGCGAALQAKKKSSAESSHDADDGNVKYLEVLECVPEASATKSGASTAYRSETSTVADVRSKPVYRHHDSVPTGPSPSNRNTSVRDNGKEAKYRHIRDWENGEAGQSVRVRNISPRSPINDIPPNAYQGEGLVDYHLRQRYRSTTRECPGEGNLDGPSRVRGLEKDRAEILRMLDELRDQVQRSCKVTDGPSGSAPTNRAPGAPSSYGTSDRLSQLRHDAPQLHRNGSHHSPSLNVRSPSVPRVYAALPAQHDLVGYAEPIPHARASSYPASLYPWRNFDTYFFGQQDPDPLLSCRHDGFYHQAACSCLHCCHQEFLPVQGNHLGFNDQRAPYLLNSYGAYPVDSPLFGQQRSCTRGTNTTLQRNHQRANVSKKPAQSCEPVAGGAPFTICYNCYEVLQIPKKQSLSGKEYKLRCGSCSHAILVKLDGNRLDVSEFAVSSHLSVGQENNMRTNEHTPDERSIPAYHFSDGSPASQEKDLHSNLSESENNHTPLGTNSEDTSHSRDLPPEHNVVSHVPSLSHRDHCGSSPSEHSGGGSRSAHSEHEKVILLTESCKQNLVKHVCVSNEMQSPDNELDDPGYIEDALNMQHGTGRSRATKGNDSFITNLIKRSFKMNNGTRNGRARVHVNGFPISDRAVRKAEKLAGAICPGDYWYDYHAGFWGVMGRPCLGMIPPYIPEFNYPMPKNCAGGNTSVFVNGRELHQKDLDLLVTRGLSDSPGRSYVVENSGKVSDEVSGEELYGLGKLAPTVEKMGRGFGMRVPRFIQ from the exons ATGGAAGGCGAGGCcttggcggcggctgctgctgcggaggcggcggcgcggatacGGGTGGTGCGGTGCCCCAAGTGCGACAAGTTCTTGCCGGAGctgcctggctactccgtctacGTCTGCGGCGGatgcggcgccgccctccaaG caaagaagaaGAGCTCAGCCGAATCTTCACATGATGCTGACGACGGAAATGTGAAATACCTTGAAGTTCTAGAGTGTGTTCCAGAGGCATCTGCAACCAAATCTGGAGCTAGCACTGCTTATAGGTCCGAAACCAGTACAGTGGCTGATGTACGTAGCAAACCAGTTTACAGACACCATGATAGCGTTCCGACTGGGCCAAGTCCCTCGAATCGGAACACTTCGGTCAGAGATAATGGCAAAGAGGCAAAGTACCGACACATTCGTGATTGGGAGAATGGAGAAGCGGGGCAGTCGGTGAGGGTAAGAAACATATCCCCAAGGTCTCCTATCAATGACATTCCACCCAATGCTTATCAGGGAGAAGGCCTTGTTGACTACCATTTGAGGCAGAGATACAGAAGTACTACTAGGGAATGCCCCGGTGAAGGAAACTTAGATGGTCCAAGCAGAGTTAGGGGACTTGAGAAAGACCGTGCTGAGATTTTGAGAATGCTTGATGAGTTGAGAGACCAGGTGCAGCGATCCTGCAAGGTAACCGACGGGCCAAGTGGAAGTGCACCAACTAATAGAGCACCAGGTGCCCCAAGTTCATATGGTACTTCTGACCGATTGAGTCAATTGAGGCATGATGCACCTCAATTGCATCGGAATGGTTCACATCACTCTCCATCCTTGAATGTGCGAAGTCCCAGCGTTCCTCGTGTTTATGCTGCACTGCCAGCACAACACGACCTTGTTGGATATGCAGAGCCCATTCCGCATGCAAGAGCCTCTAGCTATCCTGCTAGCCTCTATCCATGGAGAAATTTTGATACTTATTTCTTTGGACAGCAAGATCCTgatcctctcctctcttgccgCCATGATGGCTTCTATCACCAAGCAGCTTGTTCTTGCTTGCATTGTTGCCACCAAGAATTCTTGCCTGTACAGGGAAACCACCTGGGCTTCAATGATCAAAGGGCACCGTATCTTCTGAACAGTTACGGGGCTTATCCTGTGGACAGTCCCTTGTTTGGTCAGCAAAGATCCTGTACAAGAGGCACCAATACTACCTTGCAGCGGAATCACCAAAGGGCCAATGTAAGCAAGAAGCCTGCGCAGAGTTGTGAACCAGTTGCAGGTGGTGCCCCTTTCACCATATGCTACAATTGCTACGAAGTGCTTCAGATACCAAAGAAACAATCCTTGTCAGGAAAGGAGTATAAATTGCGGTGTGGATCATGCTCACATGCAATTCTAGTCAAGCTTGATGGAAACAGGCTCGACGTATCAGAATTTGCAGTTAGCTCACATTTATCTGTTGGTCAGGAAAATAACATGAGAACCAATGAACATACTCCAGACGAGAGGTCCATTCCCGCTTATCATTTTTCTGATGGGAGTCCTGCGTCTCAAGAAAAAGATCTGCACTCAAATTTGAGCGAGTCAGAGAACAACCATACCCCACTAGGAACtaattctgaggacacttcccATTCAAGGGAtcttcctcctgaacacaatgTGGTCTCGCATGTACCAAGTTTGTCACATCGCGATCATTGTGGGTCATCTCCATCTGAACATTCTGGAGGGGGAAGTAGAAGTGCTCATTCTGAACACGAAAAGGTTATACTACTAACTGAAAGTTGCAAGCAGAACTTGGTTAAACATGTATGCGTATCAAACGAGATGCAATCTCCAGACAATGAGTTAGATGATCCTGGGTACATAGAAGACGCATTAAATATGCAACATGGTACTGGCCGCAGTAGAGCAACAAAGGGCAATGATTCTTTTATCACCAATCTCATAAAAAGGAGCTTCAAAATGAATAATGGAACACGCAATGGAAGAGCAAGGGTGCATGTGAATGGCTTTCCTATCTCTGACCGTGCGGTTAGGAAGGCTGAGAAGCTCGCTGGAGCAATCTGCCCTGGTGATTATTG GTATGACTACCATGCTGGCTTCTGGGGTGTTATGGGGCGTCCCTGCCTTGGCATGATACCT CCTTATATTCCAGAGTTTAATTACCCCATGCCCAAGAACTGTGCTGGTGGAAACACTAGCGTATTTGTTAATGGAAGAGAACTACATCAGAAGGATTTGGATTTGCTTGTGACTAGAGGACTCTCTGATTCCCCTGGCAGATCGTATGTAGTTGAAAATTCTGGAAAGGTTTCAGATGAAGTATCTGGTGAAGAACTTTATGGCCTTGGCAAGCTTGCACCAAC AGTTGAGAAAATGGGGCGAGGATTTGGCATGCGAGTCCCAAGATTCATCCAGTGA
- the LOC120704731 gene encoding GDSL esterase/lipase At5g55050-like — MGARRRLLLRLLRLVVCVQAAALVGTIAAAARPPAMYVFGSSILDVGNNNHLPGAAVGRANMPYNGIDFPGSIPTGRFSNGYNIADYVAKNMGFACSPPAYLSLASSGDLTTTALSSGISYASGGAGILDSTNAGNTIPLSKQVEYFGATKAKMVAAVGLRAASAQLSRSIFLVGIGNNDMFVSAMAARAQNRSAADRTNAAALYVNLIANYSATVEELYSMGARKFALVNVGLLGCTPAARVLGPAGPACWEDLNRLAAGFNGALRPRLAGLAPRLPGLVYSLADSFGFTRDVLADPRASGYADDVAGACCGSGRLAAEAACSPNATTLCADRDRLVYWDVVHLTQRTASLVARAFYDGPAKYTTPINFMQLARSS, encoded by the exons ATGGGGGCTCGTCGGCGTCTCCTGCTGCGCCTTCTTCGCCTTGTGGTATgtgtgcaggcggcggcgctcgtcggcaccatcgccgccgccgcccggccgccggcgatgtATGTGTTCGGGTCCTCGATACTGGACGTCGGCAACAACAACCACCTGCCGGGGGCGGCCGTCGGCAGGGCCAACATGCCGTACAACGGCATCGACTTCCCGGGGTCCATCCCCACCGGGAGGTTCAGCAACGGCTACAACATCGCCGACTACGTCG CAAAGAACATGGGATTCGCGTGTAGCCCTCCCGCCTACCTGTCGCTGGCCTCCTCCGGCGACCTGACCACCACCGCGCTCAGCAGTGGCATCAGCTACGCTTCCGGAGGAGCAGGGATCCTCGACTCCACC AACGCCGGAAACACGATCCCGCTGTCGAAGCAGGTGGAGTACTTCGGCGCCACCAAGGCAAAGATGGTCGCCGCGGTGGGCCTCCGTGCGGCGAGCGCCCAGCTCTCCAGGTCCATCTTCCTCGTAGGCATCGGCAACAACGACATGTTCGTCTCCGcgatggcggcgcgggcgcagaACAGGTCGGCTGCGGACCGAACGAATGCCGCCGCGCTCTACGTCAACCTCATCGCCAACTACTCCGCCACCGTTGAGGAGCTCTACTCGATGGGCGCCAGGAAGTTCGCCTTGGTCAACGTCGGGCTATTGGggtgcacgccggcggcgcgggtgctCGGCCCGGCGGGCCCCGCCTGCTGGGAGGACCTcaaccgcctcgccgccggcttcaACGGCGCCCTCCGGCCCCGGCTCGCCGGCCTCGCCCCGAGGCTCCCCGGCCTCGTCTACTCCCTCGCCGACTCCTTCGGCTTCACGCGGGACGTCCTGGCCGACCCGCGGGCGTCGGGGTACGCCGACGACGTCGCCGGCGCGTGCTGCGGGAGCGGTCGGCTGGCCGCGGAGGCGGCGTGCTCCCCCAACGCCACCACGCTCTGCGCCGACCGCGACCGGCTTGTCTACTGGGACGTCGTGCACCTGACCCAGCGGACCGCTTCTCTCGTCGCCCGGGCATTCTACGATGGGCCGGCCAAATACACCACACCCATCAACTTCATGCAACTGGCCCGATCCAGTTAG